The Quercus lobata isolate SW786 chromosome 4, ValleyOak3.0 Primary Assembly, whole genome shotgun sequence genome segment ATATGCTATATCATTTGTGGTAATATCCAAGGTTCTTTAACTGATTGTGAGTCACTACTCAATGTGCAGAATAGGCAAACAGCTTTATTTTCAGCTACCCAGACTAAAAAGGTTAGTCATTTCGAAGCCGCATAGTAGttaatcttttctcttttccatgttacaaatattttatgctatttatttctttttctttcttttgtggaGAAACTTTTGTTTCAACATACTTTCACTTTtcttgtgtgtgtatataaatatcaaatagtttggttttgatttggaTTCTAATGTTTTTCCTGTAAATTTGTAGGTTGAGGATCTTGCACGCTTATCATTTCAGACAACTCCTATCTATATTGATGTGGATGCTGGGAGAAAAAAGGTAGATAAGTTTGATTTATATGCTACTACTTGACATGCAGTGCACATAAATAGCTTATTGTGACAGTGAGCAATCTTCTATCAAATAATTGCTATTGATAACTTTATTGATGTCACGTCTATTAACATGATATTTTTATTGTACCTTTTAACACTGATGTTATTGGATGTCTTTGAGTATGAGATTATGAGACTGTGTAGGCTTTAATTTATGGCCTGATAATATTGTCTTTTAAAGAGTGAGAGCACAGACACTCTCGCTGGGGACTGCATGTGTGTCCTCACTCCTCAGTGtgttgggagaaaaaaaaaagatatttaaataaattcctTTGATTTTagatgtgtttttatttattttgaaaacttaaaatagCCATAAATTTTGCCTAAAAGTATGtgttaattgattaattatcaTATCTCCACTGtgaggtgttctaatttttcaGGAATTGCCATGTTGCCATGTCCCGTGTCAATGACCTTGTTCATTTAACTACTTTGTATTGATGTCCTGGATTTATATCATGTTGCTTCTTCTTCAGCCCCTTGCCTTTTTAATCTGACAAGATCCTGGGTGTTATAGGTCACCAATGAAGGGCTGCAGCAAGGCTATTGTGTTGTGCCCAGCGCCAAGAGATTTATTCTTTTGTATTCCTTCTTGAAAAGGAATCTGTCAAAGAAAGTGATGGTCTTCTTCTCTTCATGCAATTCGGTCAAATTCCATTCTGAACTACTGAGATACATTCAGGTGGACTGCCTTGATATCCATGGAAAGcaaaagcagcagaaaaggaCATCAACCTTTTTTGACTTCTGCAAAGCAGAGAAGGGGATCTTATTATGTACTGATGTTGCTGCTCGTGGGCTTGATTTTCCTGATGTGGTATGTTTCTTTTGTTTACTATgtgaaataattattaatttctgTTATTGTTATTCCTGATATGGTTTTAAATTCTGTTATTTTCCCCTTGTCTTCGTTTGTAGGACTGGATTGTGCAGTATGATCCTCCAGATGAGCCCAAGGTGATTACTTCCCCATCCTGGCCTCCTAtaacaaatttaatataatGTCTGTTTTCTATTCTATTCATCTATGTTTAGTATAATGTTGAAATTTAGCTTGGGGTTACTCCTTTCAGGATTACGTTCATAGGGTTGGTCGAACAGCTCGTGGGGAAGGTGCAATAGGAAATGCTCTGATTTTTCTGATACCTGAAGAGTTGCAACTTCTTCGCCTTCTAAAGGTATAGTTTATTCACtgaataagaaaaaggaaaagcaatcaaacaaaacaaactagAGGCCACTGATTTAGACAATCCTTATGTTAAAGTCAACACGTCCATATTTAGTATGATGCGAAgaggctagttttttttttttttttttgggggggggggtgttgggtTCAATGCCCATTaagtgcatgtgtaacttaaaagagcttataaaataaatgaaaaggaagaaaaagactATTGCTTTGTGGAGGATCCTGTGAAGAAAAATGAGTAGGAATCAAATTAGTGGTCAATAggtttttcctttattttccataataaaTTGTTGCTGTATAGTTGCTTGTTTTGCATCCTAAGATGACGTCTTCTTTCAGGCAGAAAAAGTCCATGTTAAAGAGTACGAATTTGATCAAAAGAAGTTGGCTAATGTGCAGTCTCACCTGGTACTTTACTGCTTCCACATTTTATGGTCAATATCTCTTCTATTTTAAACTGCTGGATTTAGTTTGGAGTATTTGGATAATTGCAGGAGAAGTTGGTGGGCAGTAACTATTACTTGAATAAGTCAGCTAAAGATGCATACAGATCCTACTTATTAGCATATAACTCTCACTCTATGAAAGACATCTTTGATGTTCACCGCCTTGATCTGCAGGTAAAAGCCTTTTATGTTTATAAGTGATCTGCTGGTAAAAGCCTTTCAGCTTGGTAAATGGGAACTTCtatcattttaaatatatactgTTGACAACAATTTTAGGGGTGACAACAAAGTTctagatataaaaaatttaagggcCTTTTCTTGAATTTAGGTGTCTCGAGCAATTTGGTTCCAAATAAGTATCACCTAGCTGGCTAAATTGGTGTTTTGGGAGAGCTTTATATCCACTAATTCTGGGAAAGGATCCTCTCAATTTAGGTTCAAATGGAGAGTGTCCATTTGGAAATCTGTATTGCTTTGACCCTAGGGGGACAGCCCTAAGCACATTGTGAAAAGATGtgtcatattttttattaaaatttttaagacgTTTTTATAGCATGTTTGTATAGAACAACAATGGATTTCTTGATGGAATCTCCATTTTAATCCAAATGGGGGGATTTTAATCCCCCAATTATGGGAGTTCCTCTCCATATATGTGAAcctaaaattttgggtaaaagaGAAAATCCAACCAAACATATGCATGGGAAAATATCTaatcatatcaaaaaaaaaaaaaaaaaaaaaaaatatatatatatatatatatatatatatatataaaagtagagaccTCATGCTAAAGAGTATGAAGTTGTGCCATGTGGAGCATTTTTTGAAGTTCTCTTTATTTAGGGTTCTAAATCaacaaagtttgcatttatattaaagTATTAGTTCATTAAATTAGCTAATATAGTAAATGcttatattaattatctatagttgtgcattaattatttatatcaaatgaatttatatgattatatttataaattctatctaagagataatttttagttagaataagaataataaatttagaatatgacattcttTCTCATGTTTAGTTGCTTTGACAACAATTGACACAAGAGTcataaaagaattaaatatttgtgaattcactaaaatAAATCTTAGTCCTTTAAATTTCCTAACTCCTTTCAGTTACAtgtaatatatatgtgtatgtgttttttctttaatatagtTTTTCTAcatttatatgagaaacaataattgaaggatatatgcatttttttagtaGGCATGAAACAAGTTTATCTTTATTAACTTCTAtatcatgtaattttcaatttgtgaACACACACatagtttgatttctattttgtttataaaataataaaggttacaatttttttcaaggaaatttattcaaaattttttttatacatcgaTAGTTTGGGGATATGAATCGTGAATATCTCTATTGGAAATTGAAGTGTCAACCAATTAACCTACCATATTCTTGGCaaacttattgaaatattgaagaaaattaataataagttgCACCGCACGTCGTGCGGAACTTAGCTagttaaaaggaaaaggaagtcCCTATATCAACATGGTGCTTGAATGCTAAGGGTTACAATAACATCTCATCAACTATGAACCTTGGATGTCTGTTAGGGTGTAAGCTGTAGGTGTTTGTGGTATGTCCCGCTAGGGAACGACAAATAAAGAAGCCAGCTCTAGGTGTTTGTGGTATGTTCCACTAGGGAATGACAAATAAAGAAACCAGCCAGACCGGTTTCTATTTTTGGAGAGGCTTTTGCTTCTCATTAGGCTAGAGCTTAGGACATTTAGCATTTTTTGGAAGAAGAAAACTGATTTCTTTTGGTACGACCAACTACGCCTTAGCTTGTGATCAGCTTGTTTTTGGTTCAAAAGTGTCAAGACAACTGTGCTGAATACTTAACGTGACATCATTAGGCAGCAACTTGATTTGTTTAGGCTAGAGGTGTAGCTTGTGTAACCAATTTGACATGCTTGGTGACCTGAGTTCAAATGAttctgacttttttttaaagaaaaattgattgatttctGTTTGTTGTGCCGTAATATACAACATATAATACAATGCTCATGTTCTGGGTATTTTGTTTGTTCAGGCTGTTGCAgcttctttttgcttttcaaaCCCACCAAAAGTGAATCTGAACATAGATAGTGGTGCTTCAAAGTTCAGAAGGAAAATGCGAAAAGTTGAAGGAGCTAAACATGGTTTTAGTGAGAGCAACCCTTATGGAAGACAGGGAGGTGGAGATGATAAACGACAATTTTCAAGGCATTAAATAGGCGGAGTCTGTAGAGTATTGTGCCTCTGCAATAgagggtttttcctttttctttttcatcaccATGTACTGGTGGTCACGATATCTTGT includes the following:
- the LOC115986642 gene encoding DEAD-box ATP-dependent RNA helicase 51-like, whose protein sequence is MAEEDSELKRATMVADETNNKKKKRKRNRPNKNSAEEEEPQNPQNEEEEVEKVEEEENKMKKKKKKKNKKEKKMKIEEQKKEEEEEEEEEEEERENGEESTEEKKKKVKKSGGGIMSSESFESLGLSEPTSNAIKDIGFQYMTQIQARAIPPLLLGKDILGAARTGSGKTLAFLIPAVELLHHSHFSSRNGTGVIVICPTRELAIQTHAVAKDLLKYHSQTLGLVIGGSARRSEAERIVKGVNLLVATPGRLLDHLQNTKGFMFKTLKCLIIDEADRILESNFEDEMRQIIKLLPKNRQTALFSATQTKKVEDLARLSFQTTPIYIDVDAGRKKVTNEGLQQGYCVVPSAKRFILLYSFLKRNLSKKVMVFFSSCNSVKFHSELLRYIQVDCLDIHGKQKQQKRTSTFFDFCKAEKGILLCTDVAARGLDFPDVDWIVQYDPPDEPKDYVHRVGRTARGEGAIGNALIFLIPEELQLLRLLKAEKVHVKEYEFDQKKLANVQSHLEKLVGSNYYLNKSAKDAYRSYLLAYNSHSMKDIFDVHRLDLQAVAASFCFSNPPKVNLNIDSGASKFRRKMRKVEGAKHGFSESNPYGRQGGGDDKRQFSRH